The sequence GGCAGGAAATTGATTCGGATATACGGTCTAAAGACAACTTCAGTGTTAAGTGTGAATTTACAGAAGCGCGGGTACCTTGCCGCACTTCGCGTTGTCTTGTGGATGGGCGTGGATGGATGGTTCCCGGATTTCATGACATGTCGGGAAGCTCGGCAACATGGCGCCGAGGGCTGGGGCCGTCCGCGTCGAGAAACAACCGCTTGACGCTTCACAAGCCAGCGTCACCCGCGCGTCGCTTCGGGAGCGGCCCTCGCGAGGTGTTTGCGAATCAACCGCGTTCCCGCGTCCTGCGTTTTACCCACATGCGGCCGGGTGGCTCGAAGTACGTGCCGAACCGCACGAGTCCGGCCTTCTTCAGATGGCACGTCATCTCAAAGCTCACCAGCACGCCCGGATCGTCGTTCTCGAGGATGGCGACGTCGATCGAGCGGATGCGCGGCTCGTATTTCAAGAGGGTTGCTTCCATCTGCTGCTCGAGCATGTGGGCTGACGCGGGCAGTGCCTTGTAGATGTTCGTCAGGTCCGGCAGGCCGTAGTCGGGGAGGTGCTTGAGCGAGCCGGCGCGCGTG comes from Burkholderia pyrrocinia and encodes:
- the tssE gene encoding type VI secretion system baseplate subunit TssE, whose translation is MQAGPSLYDMLLGQIAGEPLDAYDDRTLECMSVQQNVQRILNTRAGSLKHLPDYGLPDLTNIYKALPASAHMLEQQMEATLLKYEPRIRSIDVAILENDDPGVLVSFEMTCHLKKAGLVRFGTYFEPPGRMWVKRRTRERG